The following are encoded in a window of Vigna unguiculata cultivar IT97K-499-35 chromosome 8, ASM411807v1, whole genome shotgun sequence genomic DNA:
- the LOC114193945 gene encoding uncharacterized protein LOC114193945 isoform X2: MAARHFLLHRLRLHSFQGFTVAPPQGHRLWCSATSSPEEATENASGGTHTGCSDVEVDYPKGCVKEEKIVSDIAPVIQLAKHIIFSPRYKNGEPLSMEDERAVAKNLLIYHPDYEDKIGSGLYAITMVAGSTSPIGCALRNTLKKSTKQVQIGLLVKSLLKDGQ, from the exons ATGGCCGCTAGGCATTTTCTGCTTCACCGCCTTCGGCTCCATAGCTTCCAAGGCTTCACGGTGGCGCCGCCTCAGGGCCACCGTCTGTGGTGCAGCGCCACCTCATCACCGGAAGAAGCTACCGAGAACGCATCAGGCGGGACCCACACCGGCTGCTCCGACGTCGAGGTGGATTATCCTAAAGGGTGCGTCAAAGAAGAGAAGATTGTGAGCGACATTGCCCCGGTCATTCAGCTGGCCAAACATATTATCTTCTCACCGAG GTACAAGAATGGAGAGCCATTGTCTATGGAGGATGAAAGAGCCGTAGCAAAGAATCTTCTTATTTATCATCCGGATTATGAAGATAAAATCGGGAGTGGTTTGTACGCCATTACG ATGGTAGCAGGATCGACTTCTCCTATCGGGTGTGCCTTAAGGAATACATTGAAAAAAAGTACCAAACAAGTGCAGATAGGTTTGTTAGTAAAAAGTCTCTTAAAGGATGGACAGTAA
- the LOC114193364 gene encoding protein DCL homolog, chloroplastic-like: MAARNFLLHRLRINSFQGFTVAPPQGHRLWCSATSSPEEATENASGGTHTGGSDVELDDTEWRDKEEKIVRDIEPIVKLTRHILFSPRYKNGELLSMEDERAIAENVLIYHPDYEDKIGSGLCGIMVDQHPLYLFPRCLFVVRTDCSWIDFSYRVCLEEYIKNKYQISAERFVNKRFLKDLTKRWGI, from the exons ATGGCCGCTAGGAATTTTCTGCTTCACCGCCTTCGGATCAATAGCTTCCAAGGCTTCACGGTGGCGCCGCCTCAGGGCCACCGTCTGTGGTGCAGTGCCACCTCATCTCCTGAAGAAGCTACCGAGAACGCATCAGGCGGGACCCACACCGGCGGTTCCGACGTCGAGCTGGATGATACAGAATGGAGGGACAAAGAAGAGAAGATTGTGAGAGACATTGAACCGATCGTTAAGCTAACCAGACATATTCTCTTCTCACCAAG GTACAAGAATGGGGAGCTATTGTCTATGGAGGATGAAAGAGCCATAGCAGAAAACGTTCTTATTTATCATCCAGATTATGAAGATAAAATCGGAAGTGGTTTGTGCGGCATTATG GTTGATCAGCATCCTCTATATCTATTTCCAAGGTGCCTTTTTGTGGTAAGAACTGACTGTAGCTGGATCGACTTCTCATATCGGGTGTGCCTTGAagaatacattaaaaataagtaCCAAATAAGTGCAGAAAGGTTTGTTAATAAAAGGTTTCTTAAAGATCTTACTAAACGATGGGGTATTTGA
- the LOC114193945 gene encoding protein DCL homolog, chloroplastic-like isoform X1 — protein MAARHFLLHRLRLHSFQGFTVAPPQGHRLWCSATSSPEEATENASGGTHTGCSDVEVDYPKGCVKEEKIVSDIAPVIQLAKHIIFSPRYKNGEPLSMEDERAVAKNLLIYHPDYEDKIGSGLYAITVDKHPLYLISRCLFVERIDGSRIDFSYRVCLKEYIEKKYQTSADRFVSKKSLKGWTVMY, from the exons ATGGCCGCTAGGCATTTTCTGCTTCACCGCCTTCGGCTCCATAGCTTCCAAGGCTTCACGGTGGCGCCGCCTCAGGGCCACCGTCTGTGGTGCAGCGCCACCTCATCACCGGAAGAAGCTACCGAGAACGCATCAGGCGGGACCCACACCGGCTGCTCCGACGTCGAGGTGGATTATCCTAAAGGGTGCGTCAAAGAAGAGAAGATTGTGAGCGACATTGCCCCGGTCATTCAGCTGGCCAAACATATTATCTTCTCACCGAG GTACAAGAATGGAGAGCCATTGTCTATGGAGGATGAAAGAGCCGTAGCAAAGAATCTTCTTATTTATCATCCGGATTATGAAGATAAAATCGGGAGTGGTTTGTACGCCATTACG GTTGATAAGCATCCCCTTTATCTAATTTCGAGGTGCCTTTTTGTGGAAAGAATAGATGGTAGCAGGATCGACTTCTCCTATCGGGTGTGCCTTAAGGAATACATTGAAAAAAAGTACCAAACAAGTGCAGATAGGTTTGTTAGTAAAAAGTCTCTTAAAGGATGGACAGTAATGTATTAG